The proteins below come from a single Chrysoperla carnea chromosome 1, inChrCarn1.1, whole genome shotgun sequence genomic window:
- the LOC123290915 gene encoding tropomodulin isoform X1 produces MSETVEETFEGEIRRKVVRKTFKISETSSSTTTTTMTTPAKLYGKDLSEYDEVDVEELLSQLSPEEINILAKEVDPDDSFLPPSQRTSYECDKNPTGPLNRKKLIEHINKQALETPDKPELKPYVPGTIRGKKWIPPPPPQRELDAEEQIAIDMGDEYDTALSDATQEEIIDLAAILGFHSMMNQDQYHASLLNKGQPVGLGWDGITKASTQKIFPQDPPNKTDVDQTIKQVKDDDHKLIDLNWNNIKNISDEKFEELFNALPSNTHLETLSLTNVGLTDRCALKLAEALEHNNTIRVVNVETNFISPPVIVKLIKALLKTKSVEEFRASNQRSQVLGNKIEMEITQLVEQNPTLLRLGLHLEYNDARHRVASHLQRNIDTIRKDLELRLQFRFFNNLHRKTPLIK; encoded by the exons acttCATCAAGTACAACAACAACTACGATGACTACACCTGCAAAACTTTATGGCAAGGATCTTAGCGAATACGATGAAGTTGATGTTGAAGAATTATTATCACAATTATCACCAgaagaaattaatatattagCCAAAGAAGTGGATCCTgat gaTTCATTCTTGCCACCCTCACAAAGAACGAGCTATGAATGTGATAAAAATCCTACAGGGccattaaacagaaaaaaattaattgaacatATTAATAAACAAGCATTAGAAACGCCAGATAAGCCTGAATTAAAACCATACGTTCCTGGAACCATTAGAGGTAAAAAG TGGATTCCTCCACCACCTCCACAAAGAGAATTAGATGCGGAAGAACAAATTGCAATTGATATGGGAGATGAATATGATACAGCACTGTCGGATGCAACACaagaagaaattattgatttagcTG CTATTCTTGGATTCCACTCTATGATGAATCAAGACCAATATCATGCTTCACTTTTAAACAAAGGACAACCTGTAGGCTTAGGTTGGGATGGTATTACAAAAGCatcaactcaaaaaatattcccaCAAGATCCACCAAATAAGACAGACGTCGACCAAACAATCAAACAAGTTAAGGACGATGATCATAAATTAATTGATCTAAATTGGAATAATATTAAG AATATTTCTGATGAGAAATTTGAAGAATTATTTAATGCACTGCCATCAAACACGCACTTGGAAACATTATCGTTGACAAATGTTGGACTCACAGATCGTTGTGCACTCAAACTCGCCGAAGCTTTAGAACATAATAACACAATACGAGTTGTAAATGtagaaactaattttattagCCCACCAGTTATAGTTAAACTAATTAAAGCTTTATTAAAAACCAAATCAGTTGAAGAATTCCGAGCCTCAAatcaa CGGTCGCAAGTATTGggcaataaaattgaaatggaaataACACAACTTGTTGAACAAAATCCTACCTTACTTCGGCTGGGGCTACACCTTGAATACAATGATGCCCGCCACAGAGTTGCGTCACATTTACAACGTAATATTGATACCA TACGGAAAGACTTAGAACTGCGACTACAGTTCAGATTCTTTAACAATCTACACAGGAAAACCCCATTGATAAAGTAA
- the LOC123290915 gene encoding tropomodulin isoform X3 translates to MSETVEETFEGEIRRKVVRKTFKISETSSSTTTTTMTTPAKLYGKDLSEYDEVDVEELLSQLSPEEINILAKEVDPDDSFLPPSQRTSYECDKNPTGPLNRKKLIEHINKQALETPDKPELKPYVPGTIRGKKWIPPPPPQRELDAEEQIAIDMGDEYDTALSDATQEEIIDLAAILGFHSMMNQDQYHASLLNKGQPVGLGWDGITKASTQKIFPQDPPNKTDVDQTIKQVKDDDHKLIDLNWNNIKNISDEKFEELFNALPSNTHLETLSLTNVGLTDRCALKLAEALEHNNTIRVVNVETNFISPPVIVKLIKALLKTKSVEEFRASNQRSQVLGNKIEMEITQLVEQNPTLLRLGLHLEYNDARHRVASHLQRNIDTIRLSRIGATSS, encoded by the exons acttCATCAAGTACAACAACAACTACGATGACTACACCTGCAAAACTTTATGGCAAGGATCTTAGCGAATACGATGAAGTTGATGTTGAAGAATTATTATCACAATTATCACCAgaagaaattaatatattagCCAAAGAAGTGGATCCTgat gaTTCATTCTTGCCACCCTCACAAAGAACGAGCTATGAATGTGATAAAAATCCTACAGGGccattaaacagaaaaaaattaattgaacatATTAATAAACAAGCATTAGAAACGCCAGATAAGCCTGAATTAAAACCATACGTTCCTGGAACCATTAGAGGTAAAAAG TGGATTCCTCCACCACCTCCACAAAGAGAATTAGATGCGGAAGAACAAATTGCAATTGATATGGGAGATGAATATGATACAGCACTGTCGGATGCAACACaagaagaaattattgatttagcTG CTATTCTTGGATTCCACTCTATGATGAATCAAGACCAATATCATGCTTCACTTTTAAACAAAGGACAACCTGTAGGCTTAGGTTGGGATGGTATTACAAAAGCatcaactcaaaaaatattcccaCAAGATCCACCAAATAAGACAGACGTCGACCAAACAATCAAACAAGTTAAGGACGATGATCATAAATTAATTGATCTAAATTGGAATAATATTAAG AATATTTCTGATGAGAAATTTGAAGAATTATTTAATGCACTGCCATCAAACACGCACTTGGAAACATTATCGTTGACAAATGTTGGACTCACAGATCGTTGTGCACTCAAACTCGCCGAAGCTTTAGAACATAATAACACAATACGAGTTGTAAATGtagaaactaattttattagCCCACCAGTTATAGTTAAACTAATTAAAGCTTTATTAAAAACCAAATCAGTTGAAGAATTCCGAGCCTCAAatcaa CGGTCGCAAGTATTGggcaataaaattgaaatggaaataACACAACTTGTTGAACAAAATCCTACCTTACTTCGGCTGGGGCTACACCTTGAATACAATGATGCCCGCCACAGAGTTGCGTCACATTTACAACGTAATATTGATACCA